The Leishmania mexicana MHOM/GT/2001/U1103 complete genome, chromosome 29 DNA window GCAGCCTGCCATTTGTCTTGCCGTGTTTGCGAGCGCCGCACCCGGCACCCATCGCTGTGTGCAACTATCCCCGCCCCAACTGCATCTCTGTCTACGATGtcatggcgctgctggatgCCCCGACGGCCGCCACGGTAGCCATGGAGCTTGACCTAGAGACGTACCAGGCAAACCActccgccttcttcggcAAAGTATGCACGTCTTCAAGCGGCGATGACGGTTCAATTTTCGGAGGAGCCGACATTTTATCGAAGAACTGCAGCTCGGCCCGTGGTGTCATGCCAGCACCTCCACTCCTTACCGGTGATGCAGACAACGCCATGGCGTGCTCCGTCACCGCTGCGTCGTGGAGGGCGGATGCCATTAACGGCGTGTCCCACCCCATCCGCAGTATCTTGTACCACTATCAGAATCGCCTCGTCGTGCAGTACGCCTGGCCCAGCGGCTCTGCGcagccggcagcgacggagggcgcagacgacgccgGTGCGGGGCTCGCGTCGTCGTGCGGTAGCGGCGAGTACGAGGCGGATGGCGATCGGAGTGTGCGTagtcgccaccggcgccgtcgccgctgcgaagGCACCGTCTCGTTCACCGTCGAATTCCCGGCGATCACACTCGACCAGGACCCGTTGCTCGTCTTTGTGCTTGAGGCACTGAGCGCCGCCCTTGGCGcccgcgcggtggcggctctCGAGTACATCCTGTTCGCGGAACTATGGCACTGTAAGTGCCGCGAGGCTGTCGCTGTTGATGCCTTTGACCTTTgtgcacggctgctgcgcaagatCTTCAGATGTGAATGTGATGACTCCGATCCGGTGCTCGCATGTGCGAGCGCGcgggcgcagctgcagcaagcAGCAGAAGACTCCGAGGTTACGGCGCGCGGGGGGGAGGCCATGACGGcaggtgcagcgccgcatgtCTTTGTGGACCCTTCGACCGTGACGCTTCAGCAGATTCGTCGGACCATCGCGCGGCACCACACCGCAGACGCACCGGCGTgctggagaggagaggaggaggagagcggcaccaccagcgtCACAAAAACCACCGATCCGATCCAGCGGGGGGTGATTGGCGAGTACGCGTGGAGGCGACAAGAGCGCGGCTTGGCTTTGGTAGCACTGCATCTGCTGTTTGAGGCGTGCCGCGCACAGGAGCATCTCTGgtcactgctgccgcgttTGGCGCGCGTGAACCGGGACCTGAGCAACGCCTTGCGGTGGCCTTCCTACGTAGAGTACTATGACGCTATGAGTCCCAGGCTCTTGGCagcccctccgcctccgtcgccgaAAGCACCGACGCAGAGCTTTACGGACAGCCTCCCGGTGAGCGTGCTGCAATGTCACTTCGACTCGCTGGAGAGGTCGGACAACGCCACTGCTCTGCGAGCGAGCTGTGCCGCGTCGATGgcaccgtcagccgccgAGTTTGCCAGCGGTGACGCACCGGCACTTTTTTCGGCGCTCTCCCTCACAGCAATGCGTAGCAGCAcccccgcctccgttgcGGTGCCCTATGGCCCGTGGCCGCTACTGAAGCACTTGCCAGATGCACACCCCATCGCACTCGTGAACCGTGTGGTGCTCCTCTACCGCGACATCTTCGGTGCCTCGGCGGGTTCGCTGACTGCCACTTCCGCGACGAGCGTGGACACCAGCAGAGGGGGCGTTCTCGTGGATGCGCACGCTGATGCGACCTGGTGGCAGCGTATCTGTAGCCTGGTTCTGCACCGGCGCATTTCTTCGCGTGTGGTGCGGCACGCCCTgaacgccgccgcggcgtacCCGCTTTTGGAGGCGTTGACAAAAGGACGTGAGTGTGCCGATTCCACGTGGCCAGCGGCACTCCTCGAACTGGTGGGTCGCCGGGACCGgtacccacccacctcgcGGACCGCGCAGATCTTGAGCGCTGGGCAGCACGTCGTGGAGACCGCGGAAGAGAACGCCGTCTCGCGTCAGTTCCCCGTGGCTTTGACGGACGACGATGGTGTCTCTGTGCGGCCGGACTTCCGCAAGACCTGGAGAGACTCCCGTCTCGATATGGTGCAGAATCTCTTTAACACGGTCGCCCCCATTTCGCTCTCGGGGTTCGAGGACCGTCCGGAGGAGCTCACCGGGGCGCTTGAGCTGCTCTCGTGCCGCACGCGAGCGATGCCGCTCGGTCGCGGCATGCTCACAATGTGCACGCAGAGCTTCAAGGTGCAGGATAGCATCCCCATTGCACCGCTGAATCTGAACGGGCGCACCAACGACGGGATCAGCATTGCGAGCAAGCCGGCGGACGACCTCATGTGGCCTCTTTTTCACAACGGGTGCGCAGCCGGTCTCCGGtttctgccgctgccgccggcctTCTGCGCTGGCTCAGGAGAAGCGCCGTTCGCGACGCAGGACACGCTCGGAGATATGGATGCAAAGGAGGCAGCTGCCCTTTCGCCTGGAAACGTCGCGCAGAGTATCACAAAGCAGTGGGTCATGTACCAGACGAAGAACATCGGCAACCCCGCTTCGCGAGCTGGGCTTTTGCTCGCCACGGGGATCCTCGGCCACCtcacggtgctgcagcgcacggaTATCTTCTACCTTCTCATCTCGCGACAGGAGCAGTACGTCTGGCGCGAGGCCACAACAATGGCGGTGATGCTAGGGCTGAGCTGCAGCTTCTGCGGCACCGGAAATGAGGCGGTGTTCCGCTGCCTCTCGGTGCATGTGCAGTCGCTGAATCCGAGTGCCGAGGATATCGAGGTGTCCCTGGATGTGCAGACAGCAGCGCTTGTGTCCATGGGCCTTCTGTGTCAACAGTCGCCGTCAAACTCCTTTCTTGTGGAGGTCTTCCTCGTTGAGCTGTCGCGCAGGCCCACCGATGAGCACTGCACCAAGCGCGAAGGCTACGTGCTCGGCGCCGGCTTTGGCCTtggccagctgctgctcggcgtaGGTCACTCGCACGGAGTGCAGCGCGTTGAGGACCGTCTGCTGGCCATCATGAAGGGCGGAcctcgcagcgccgccgtgtcAACGCGCGAGGGTGTCCAGCACTTTGAAGAAACGATGGGTCGCGGGGAGGCAGGACATTTCCTCACCCGTGCGCTACTGTCGCAGGACGAGCGGGAGGCCACCTACAACGCGTGTGCGAGTGTCTACGAAGGCGACTGCTACAACGTGTTCGTGTCCGGgccagcggctgctgtggcacTTGGTATGATGTATCTGAGGACTGACAACGCGTTCATCGCGTCAAGGATGGCGCCGCCGAATCGGCGCGCCGCGATGCAGAAGTTGACGCCGCTGATGTGCCACCTGCGGAGCATGATGGCCTCGCTGATTGCCTGGAGCTCGATCGAGCCAACGCGAGTGTGGCTCTACAACCAGGTGCCCTCCGCCTTGTTGGAGCTGACGcaagcaccgctgccgcggctcgcCACGCAGCAGATCAACTACTTGCTGATGAGCCTTGCCCACTGTATCGCCGGGCACGTGATGGCGGTCGGGTTGCGATTCGCAGGCACGATGGACAGCACAGCGCGCGACCTCATCTTCGCGGAGCTACAGGGCTTTCTCGCTGGTCAGGTCGGCTCCACCAAGACCGCCATTCCCGCCGTACAACGCGCGACAGGTGCGTATGAGACGTGCCTGCTGGCCTGTGCGAATGCGCTGAGTCTTGTCATGGCCGGCACCGGGGACTTGAGGGCGTtagcgctgcagcagcagctgcaccggcgcacaaATGTGCCCTACGGCTCCCACATGGCCATCTCCATGAGCATCGGTTTGCTATTCCTGGGAAGTGGCCGGCTGACACTGTGCAACAACATCACCGCggttgcggcgctgctcatgGCATTTTACCCGGTCTGGCCGAAGGACGCAGAGGACAACACGGGCCATTTGCAAGCGCTGCGGCACTTGTATGGGCTGGCCGTGGTGCCACGGGTCATGGAGGCAGTGGATGCTGCCAGCCACCAGCCTGTGTCGGTGCCTGTGCGCATCGTTCTGCGCAAGAAGAATTCTGCCGAAATGGAGGCCGGTGTGAGAGCTCAGCCGCGAACCtcgagtgctgctgcttctgctgctgtgcagcacGCCGAGAGCACCGAGCAGGCTATCCACACTGTCACCCCGTGCCTGTACCCGCCAGTGGAGATGATCGAGCGGGTGGAGGTGCGCGGCACTCAATACTACCCACTCGTCTTCTACGCCTTCAGCAAGGAGCTCACGCAGTCGGCGGGTATGCTGTTTCGCGTCATGGCGAAGGagagcgcctcctcgccggtGTACGGTCGAGGTGGCGGACGTGTGTTCTCTACCAGGACTTCAATGGAATCCAGGCTGCTCGGCTGGCTGCATCGACTCTTTCGCCAGAGCTCGACGACGATGACCGAGGCACTCACTATCATTGACAGCGTAAAGCTAGTACTTCAGGTGCAGCGCCCACTTCTCTCCCGCACAACAGGGGgcggtgagctgctgctctccggcGACTTTGGAGAGGCCATGGCGGAGGCAATGGAGAGACGGTATGCGTTCATCTTCCTTCATGGTGGCGTGCCGGCCGTCGAAGGTGTGTCGAGTGATCCTCACCACCCACTTCGCCAGCTGATTCTCGAGGGCAAATCGCGCGCCGAGGTATTTCAGTCCATCGCTCGCCATCCTCAGGGCACGGTAGCGTTTCCATGTGACTTCACAGCCCTGGCCGTTGGTGGCACCTCTCCGGCAaagtggggaggagggagagcggggtCGCCGATGTTGTCTGCAGAGCGGAACAGGTGCCCTGTCATTGACACGGGTGCGTTGGCGCGCTGGATGACAGAGGCGTTGCACTATTACGGTATAGGTCAGCGGGAGATCGCGCTGCTCCGGCAAGCCTTCACAGCTCTTTCCACGCCTGCTTCTGGTAGCCCGATAGGGACCAGCCGCGAGGGCTCGTCATCGGTGCAGCGACTCACAGCCCTCCTGCAGTTGCAagcgacgacgctgctgcctttTGCAACCCTCGAGAAGATCTGGGCCTGCTGCGTCGACTGAGGCGTGTATGCATCGAGCGAGGATCCCTCGTTGTACGCGACTTGCAGGTGCAAACGAACGACACGACAAGAAAACAAGGAGAGGCCGgggtgtatgtgcgtgtgtgcgtgctcacGGATAGATCGAAGCGACATGATTGCGCCTTGGGAACCAGTGGAAGCAGCACACGTGAGGGGCCTCCTGTTACTCGGGTATTCAATGCAGAACGGCGCAGACTGTCGGTGACGGGAGCGCTAAGAGGGCCCTCGATATACGGCAGCTGTGCTTGTGACGTTTTTTTTGTCAAGCCCAGGCACCGTAGATATGACGcctggaaaaaaaaaggggcaGCATACACTATAGATAGGAGAACGGAGTTGAATCCACCGCCAACCAGAAAAAGTGTCTCCACGATCATTCCCGTGAATCAACAGGCGGTACCGCGTCTCTGACGGCCGAGCGCTTTTGCTGGCGTTTGCTGAGCTCGCCTTCCTTTCTGCCTAACTGCCATGCCGGTGTTCGATGACGCAGCCGGCTCTATTATGCTCTGCGCGGCCTTCAAGACGTTTTCCAGCTCTTCGTTCTTTGAGAAACCGTCGctcccccgctctctccctccccccacacacataccgCGCCGTCCGTGCACGGGCATTCCTAGCAACTCTTCCACTTCTCCTTCCTGCTCGCACTCTTCCTCACCTTCTTTGCCCTGCTGCTTCTCATCGCATGGCTGATGCACTGCCGGGATGGGCGCACCTggtgcatgcgcatgcaGTATCAACGTGATGCGCGCCCCGCGCGATTTcttcgccgtcaccgtcgaTTTTTTTTATTGATAAAGTTACCGTTTCACAATCCTGCTTTCATTCGAAGAGTCTTGACAGGGGCCAGGCGTGCAAGGCGGACACCTGAATCATTGCACGTAGCCAGCTCTCCCTAAATCCCCTCGGCAGCCACCATGGACGAGGATCGACTCATCATGTTCGATAGCAACGGTGCTATTCGCATGTACGACCCTGAAAAGTATGACGAGCTTGTGAAGACAGtcgaggtggagcggcggTACGTGGAGAAGATGGATGAGTTCCGCGCTCTCGTGCAGCGCACAATGGCCATTGTCCAGCGCCTCGGCGAAGCGATCGAGGCTGAGAAACTGAAGGCCATCGGCTTCCGAAACATCGTCGAAagcgaggctgaggagcgtttccgcgccgtccaggagGCCCAAATACGGCTGCGTGAGAAGCAGATGGAGCTAGATCGCTACGTCGCGGAGTACGAGTCTCTGAAGCTTGTAGAGCAGGAACAGCAGACCTTCTTCCAGCATCTTAGCCAGGCCAAGGATtaaagagcagcagcggcagcgtgtgACTTATAAGACGAATTTGCTTTGGTGAGGGAGGAGCCGATACAGTGCTGCCCATCgaacggagagagaaggcgaaaaaaaaatgtctCGTAGGACACGTGAGACGGAAGTCATTCAGCCGTGCACGCGTTCCGCGCGTGCGGGAGTGTGCACGTGGGACCTTCGCCGCTCTTCCTTTGCGTGGACGCTGTTCTAGCTGTGTTTTGTATAGACCTTTGTACTTGGGTGTTGGTGGTACATgttggcgcgtgcgcacgggcGAGTGTTGGCGGCTTCTTGTGTCGTCTTGAagcgtgtatgtatgtaaACTACGTCTCCATCAAGCACGCccaccgccagctgctgtAACCTCCGTTTTTTTGccgatctctctctccttaTATAGCCTTCTGTTGCACTTCTTTGTACATGTGTCCAAGTCTGCGCTCGAGCACCTGTGTCCGCGATGGACCACACATGCTCACGGGAGTAGCACCGAATGAGGAAAGCCAGCGGCCAGACTTGCGGAGGCAGAGATGTAGGGAGTTGGTGGGTCTTTCACTGTGACGTAGCGCCTTCCGGTTCTTGATGCGAGTGCCTTTAAGGCAGCCTATCAGTCAGCGTGATCGGTACAAATATCGAAACAAAGCGGGCCCACAAAGGCAGCGCGGAGGCGAATTGCTCTTGCCTGTCTCAAGAACGTCGAGCCCCCTGCCCCCCGGTCACCTCGCTCATCCTTTGTGttggagaggggagaggcatAAACGGCTTCCCGCTGCTGATGTTGATCCAGTCCACAAAcattctctctcttctcgttgccgctcttcctcttctttcCGAGAGTCCGCAGGGCATTATTTCTGTGTGTAGGTGTCGGACGCACGCAGCCAGAGCCCTTCTAGCCCCACCTCCAAGAAAAATACCAAAACATTGGGCTGCTAACTCCTGCTCACAAGAGCGTGCCATTGCGCTTCACGTTTCGCCTACCCTCTACCTTCCTCAAgtgccgcctcgcctctcttctGCCCCCTCCCAATCTTTGTAcccgcctccccttctctcttacGCACCTTTCCTGTTTTCGATGTGAGGCAGTTGTCTTCACCATCTTCTTTTTGTACTCTCTCTTCCTGGTGTTGGTCGCCACAGTGGTCGGGTCTCGCAGTTTTACAACAGACACCCAAGAGCACATCCGTCCTATCTGGTCGTTCACCCATATCCGTGTCGCTTGCGGCTCCGATTGATGTatctgcgcgtgcggcaaTCCCAACTTTGTGTGCGCTCGaattgcccccccccctcccagcCTAACAGACGTCACGTAATCAGCTGATTACGTGACGTGCTTGCCGGTATCGCTCTTCCGACCCCCTGCATCTTTTTCCACAtcacgccctcctcccttcccccccccacagCGGTTGGTCGTGGCTCTCTTGCGTATTCTCATCTCGTTCTCCCCATCCGTGGCACTGACACTCCTCGTTGCTGTTGGTGTTGTTGTACG harbors:
- a CDS encoding cyclosome subunit-like protein, which produces MSLSPYTIDVGPCKADGRRDVFLQWHQRPCFSTTHRGITRVCLAKWPARSRTDAALETNDVDESEALRAQRTEQVYQTLLEFGDPQGPPTSPQLMCSDHGAAGNDNDARSPLEQYLCVFHREELADQYGRYTFVQPHTICTAYRIADFTTLELVLHNITPTDISAAATGVFVRGHRQSSKGPPSSTPIEYQGIQYKPASNLWWMGAPLSLKPVYVAMPLGPQVGATGGAPKGFVDKASGSHADGIAAADSDYGDQAAGDTVSRLVASPISVGADDGAAKRESGDNTSSPLPVELEGRTAQGQFEFRHSRSSSPNMCCPSQSAGLPAEGQAPQVAAAASSPSLPRTSLPLVSNAHARYVAVEATVLAQLELFDLAAVSCTCASSLAVVRTGDDELGLATTTPQYALDCMLWQWWPHRVRLPRLASGNAALSAVASPHAALDRYAVFVYDAHQSHVFVLRTPHLRNGTGAFELLFSFPCGSLPFVLPCLRAPHPAPIAVCNYPRPNCISVYDVMALLDAPTAATVAMELDLETYQANHSAFFGKVCTSSSGDDGSIFGGADILSKNCSSARGVMPAPPLLTGDADNAMACSVTAASWRADAINGVSHPIRSILYHYQNRLVVQYAWPSGSAQPAATEGADDAGAGLASSCGSGEYEADGDRSVRSRHRRRRRCEGTVSFTVEFPAITLDQDPLLVFVLEALSAALGARAVAALEYILFAELWHCKCREAVAVDAFDLCARLLRKIFRCECDDSDPVLACASARAQLQQAAEDSEVTARGGEAMTAGAAPHVFVDPSTVTLQQIRRTIARHHTADAPACWRGEEEESGTTSVTKTTDPIQRGVIGEYAWRRQERGLALVALHLLFEACRAQEHLWSLLPRLARVNRDLSNALRWPSYVEYYDAMSPRLLAAPPPPSPKAPTQSFTDSLPVSVLQCHFDSLERSDNATALRASCAASMAPSAAEFASGDAPALFSALSLTAMRSSTPASVAVPYGPWPLLKHLPDAHPIALVNRVVLLYRDIFGASAGSLTATSATSVDTSRGGVLVDAHADATWWQRICSLVLHRRISSRVVRHALNAAAAYPLLEALTKGRECADSTWPAALLELVGRRDRYPPTSRTAQILSAGQHVVETAEENAVSRQFPVALTDDDGVSVRPDFRKTWRDSRLDMVQNLFNTVAPISLSGFEDRPEELTGALELLSCRTRAMPLGRGMLTMCTQSFKVQDSIPIAPLNLNGRTNDGISIASKPADDLMWPLFHNGCAAGLRFLPLPPAFCAGSGEAPFATQDTLGDMDAKEAAALSPGNVAQSITKQWVMYQTKNIGNPASRAGLLLATGILGHLTVLQRTDIFYLLISRQEQYVWREATTMAVMLGLSCSFCGTGNEAVFRCLSVHVQSLNPSAEDIEVSLDVQTAALVSMGLLCQQSPSNSFLVEVFLVELSRRPTDEHCTKREGYVLGAGFGLGQLLLGVGHSHGVQRVEDRLLAIMKGGPRSAAVSTREGVQHFEETMGRGEAGHFLTRALLSQDEREATYNACASVYEGDCYNVFVSGPAAAVALGMMYLRTDNAFIASRMAPPNRRAAMQKLTPLMCHLRSMMASLIAWSSIEPTRVWLYNQVPSALLELTQAPLPRLATQQINYLLMSLAHCIAGHVMAVGLRFAGTMDSTARDLIFAELQGFLAGQVGSTKTAIPAVQRATGAYETCLLACANALSLVMAGTGDLRALALQQQLHRRTNVPYGSHMAISMSIGLLFLGSGRLTLCNNITAVAALLMAFYPVWPKDAEDNTGHLQALRHLYGLAVVPRVMEAVDAASHQPVSVPVRIVLRKKNSAEMEAGVRAQPRTSSAAASAAVQHAESTEQAIHTVTPCLYPPVEMIERVEVRGTQYYPLVFYAFSKELTQSAGMLFRVMAKESASSPVYGRGGGRVFSTRTSMESRLLGWLHRLFRQSSTTMTEALTIIDSVKLVLQVQRPLLSRTTGGGELLLSGDFGEAMAEAMERRYAFIFLHGGVPAVEGVSSDPHHPLRQLILEGKSRAEVFQSIARHPQGTVAFPCDFTALAVGGTSPAKWGGGRAGSPMLSAERNRCPVIDTGALARWMTEALHYYGIGQREIALLRQAFTALSTPASGSPIGTSREGSSSVQRLTALLQLQATTLLPFATLEKIWACCVD
- a CDS encoding putative intraflagellar transport (IFT) protein translates to MDEDRLIMFDSNGAIRMYDPEKYDELVKTVEVERRYVEKMDEFRALVQRTMAIVQRLGEAIEAEKLKAIGFRNIVESEAEERFRAVQEAQIRLREKQMELDRYVAEYESLKLVEQEQQTFFQHLSQAKD